A stretch of the Planktothricoides raciborskii GIHE-MW2 genome encodes the following:
- a CDS encoding HlyD family efflux transporter periplasmic adaptor subunit gives MTNDTIKSTPIFDQPVILERRPFWSSIFVWTIMGMTVFGVAWAAWAEIDQSVASAGKLEPAGGGVEVKAPTGGVVREIHVKGGDLVKQGDLLITFDPTAPEADVESLRQLRESLMRENQFYQAAMNGNPVPGASAELQALVKLRSDLISENQFLEASANGVASLGGSGAFDANQEQLLRASRSEYDTRVAAAGFQVQELQAQLSQTQQQIPSVRNQLNIAREQETTAQASLETAKRQLPTVQSRLETARRQIPTAQARIEIARRQIPTAQARVETARRQIPTAKAQLETAEQALALNEDILSRIEPLVDQGALSELQKQRQEQEVLNQEAQVSNREAELLSRQNEISALEAELLNRQNEISALEAELLNRQNEISALETEVLNRQNEILARQAELDRRREEVVTREAELTRLQNEVQRLDAAIGRSEQQLENTQFVSQKDIRTKIADNQKRISDIDSQFSKSLLENQKRISQIDGQLARAQLELQYQELRAPVAGEVFDLQPNAPGFVVRETEPLLKLVRDAKLEASVLIQNQDIALVLDALRKNQTEGKKGVPVEVMVEAFPATEFGTVNGILTSIGSDVLEPDPQKGQNFYAFPATIELDSDKFILDNGLQVRLHSGMAVQAKIKIGKRTVLQLFISRLTNQTRGLETVK, from the coding sequence ATGACCAATGACACAATAAAATCTACCCCAATTTTCGATCAACCTGTAATCTTAGAACGTCGCCCGTTTTGGTCGAGTATTTTTGTCTGGACAATTATGGGCATGACAGTTTTTGGCGTGGCTTGGGCTGCCTGGGCGGAAATCGACCAGTCAGTTGCTAGTGCCGGAAAACTGGAACCCGCAGGCGGCGGTGTGGAAGTAAAAGCCCCGACTGGGGGGGTAGTCCGCGAGATTCATGTTAAAGGTGGAGATTTAGTCAAACAAGGGGATTTGTTGATTACCTTTGACCCGACAGCCCCGGAAGCGGATGTTGAGTCCTTGCGGCAGTTACGAGAGTCTCTGATGCGAGAAAATCAGTTTTACCAGGCGGCTATGAATGGCAACCCGGTGCCTGGCGCTAGTGCCGAGTTGCAAGCACTGGTGAAGCTGCGATCGGATTTGATCTCAGAAAATCAGTTCTTGGAAGCATCGGCGAATGGCGTTGCCAGTTTAGGGGGGAGTGGGGCTTTTGATGCCAACCAAGAACAACTGTTAAGAGCCAGCCGTTCAGAATATGATACTCGTGTGGCGGCGGCGGGGTTCCAAGTTCAAGAACTCCAAGCTCAACTGAGTCAAACGCAACAACAAATCCCCAGCGTGAGAAATCAGTTAAACATTGCCAGGGAACAAGAAACTACCGCCCAAGCGAGTTTAGAAACTGCAAAGCGACAATTGCCTACGGTGCAATCTCGGTTAGAAACCGCTCGTCGCCAAATTCCTACCGCCCAAGCGCGAATCGAAATCGCTCGTCGTCAAATTCCCACCGCCCAAGCGCGAGTCGAAACCGCTCGCCGCCAAATTCCTACCGCCAAAGCCCAGTTGGAAACAGCCGAACAAGCATTGGCGCTAAATGAGGATATTCTTTCCCGGATTGAGCCTTTAGTCGATCAAGGAGCTTTGTCGGAATTGCAAAAACAACGGCAGGAGCAAGAAGTTTTAAACCAGGAAGCCCAAGTTTCCAACCGGGAAGCGGAACTGCTCTCCCGTCAAAATGAAATTTCTGCCCTAGAAGCCGAACTGTTAAATCGGCAAAATGAAATTTCTGCCCTAGAAGCCGAACTGTTAAATCGGCAAAATGAAATTTCTGCCCTGGAAACTGAGGTACTCAACCGGCAAAATGAAATTTTGGCCAGACAAGCGGAACTGGACAGGCGTCGGGAAGAGGTGGTGACTAGGGAAGCAGAACTGACTCGGCTGCAAAATGAGGTGCAGCGACTTGATGCGGCGATCGGAAGGTCTGAACAACAGTTGGAAAATACCCAATTTGTGTCTCAAAAAGATATTAGAACTAAAATCGCTGACAATCAAAAACGCATCTCTGATATTGACTCGCAATTTAGCAAATCGCTCCTGGAAAATCAAAAACGGATTTCCCAAATTGACGGTCAATTAGCCCGGGCGCAATTGGAATTGCAATATCAAGAATTACGCGCTCCCGTAGCCGGTGAAGTGTTTGATTTACAACCGAATGCTCCGGGTTTTGTGGTGAGAGAAACTGAACCCCTGTTAAAATTAGTTCGTGATGCTAAATTAGAAGCCTCTGTACTGATTCAAAACCAGGATATTGCTTTAGTCTTAGATGCTTTACGGAAAAATCAAACGGAAGGGAAAAAAGGCGTTCCTGTTGAAGTAATGGTCGAAGCATTTCCCGCTACAGAATTTGGTACAGTCAATGGCATTTTAACCAGCATTGGCTCAGATGTGTTGGAACCAGATCCCCAAAAAGGTCAGAATTTTTATGCCTTTCCCGCCACGATTGAACTGGATAGTGATAAGTTTATTCTCGATAATGGGTTACAAGTTCGTCTACATTCGGGGATGGCGGTACAAGCTAAGATTAAGATTGGCAAGCGCACTGTTTTACAGTTATTTATCAGCCGTTTAACTAACCAAACCAGAGGCTTAGAAACGGTGAAGTAA